From Ficedula albicollis isolate OC2 chromosome 7, FicAlb1.5, whole genome shotgun sequence:
AAGCTAACATGAAATACTCTATTTGAAATGCTGTAATATAGAGCACTTTCTAGAAAGTCACTTCAGCTTTTCCAAGTAACTTACACTAAGACTGTTTTGTCATGGTgttttaatcttattttctaAGACTAATTTTGTTTAAAGGTCCATGTCCTGAATTTACATTATTAGGCATGTTTTCCTGTTCAGAGTGATCCTGAATGCACCATTGAGGTGATTGTTTTTCCATGTTATTTAAAGGCTCCATTAAGGATTTCATTGATGTTATATAAATTTTCAATTAATCAGCTTTCAGAAAGCTGTTTTGTAAAATTTAGAGAGTGTAATTCATATGGGAAAGGAGTCCTAAGTTCCATATTAGTGTATCACAGTAAgcaaagaaaactcaaaaaaaggagggaggacACACTGTGCAAGGCTTGGACATCAGCAGAACTAGGTTATGTAGGAAAAATGCTTGAATTACTGTAACTTCAACTGTTTATTACTATTGTGTTTAATGGGCTTGAGGGGAATATGAATATTCAAACTCTTCAGTGATaatgtgggggtttttaatttaatttagaagtCTCTGGAAGAAAAGACAGGATGTCTTTTGAAGTTTTCTGGTGATCTAGATGACCAAACATGCAGAGAAGACCTCCATGATGTATTTTCTGGTCACGGAGAAATCAAGTGGATACACTTTGTTAGAGGTGCAAAGGAGGTCAGTAATCTTAAGGCACTGATTTAAGATCTATGTATTGAAGTTTGAAAATGAATGATTAAATGTTCGTTCTTTTATGTTATCAAGTAATTTATTGTTTTGAGAAATTGCAGAATATTTAGAGAATTAAATTATTCCCTTAACTTCTTTCAAAAGAACAGATAATGGTTCCAGCCTTGTTAGTTGATAAGGTCAAAACAATGTTCATTAGCTCAGACTGAGGGCTTTGCTTCAGTCTAGACATGTTTTACAGTCATACAAGATTAATGAATTTGCTGAGGTACTTTACAGGATATATTGTTCATCATTCTAGCTGAATGTTTTTGCAGTAAGATTAAAATGTAAATACCACTCTTCTTTTAAAGGGAATTATCCTATTTAAGGATATTGCCAAAGAAGCTCTGGAAAAAGCCAAAGCAGCACATAATGGAAACTTGCAGCTCCGGAACAAGGATGTTTCATGGGAAGTGCTAGAAGGAGATGCAGAGAAAGaagctctgaaaaaaatcctggaagatCAGCAGGAactgctgaaacagaaaacaaaaggttCTCTCTCCTATTAATTTAAGCCCTTATAATCTCCTAGAATTGATGTATGAAATTCACCTTTAAGTAGTGAATGCATACTGCTGACTGACTTCTACTGTAAAGTAGTCTCTGCAGCCAGCCAATTAAAAGACAAATGATACAAAGTTCCTGATCTTGTTTTTCCACAGGGCgcaaaattaaaggaaaaggaagaggtgGGAAGATACCTCAAGgtgcacagaaaggaaaaatacagtttcagggcaagaaaataaagtttgaCGAAGAAGATGGTGAAAATGATACTAAAACAGGTATGTCATTCGGTGGACTTGATGCAGcttattttttacagaaagtaGCTGCATGTACTCGTGTTTCTTGCATGTGTTTCAGATTTGCTCTGCTTTGTAGCATTTCTGTCCTCCTGGTAGGATCTGCCTTAAGAGTCCTTTACTCCATTCCTTCCACAACTGTCCAAAAAGCATATTTAGATCATTACTAGATAGACAAGGCTATACTGCACAGCTGTTTAACATTATGCATTGAAAGATGGAGGCTGTCAGCAGCATTACACAACTGTACAGACTCAGTCTCTTGAGTGGTGCTGCTTTTGCCCCTTAAAGATATGAGAAGATTCAATAGTTTGGCCTGTCAGTATttagcctggagcagaggaagagctAAGCTCCTATTCATTACATGCAGTACCTGCCTAACTCAAACCCAGTAAACCCTACTCCTGGTAGATTCTACTCCTTCATTTTCTTAGCTGCCCTCCTGCTGTGGAGTTAGGGGTAAAGCTCTTTAAATGGGGTATTTTAGAACATCTAAAAGCTTTAGTCACAGTAAGAAGCAAACCCTCCAGTGTAGTTGTGGCTGTAGATAACTGGGACTCAAGCTTACATGGTGGTAAGAATTTGGGTTTTGTCAGAAGATTTCAGGCAAAGCTTCCCTTTTCCCTAAATGACTACATATTCCATCTTGCAGAACCAGCAAGTCCCAAGAAGAGACCACtagaggaaacagaaaaggaagaaccTGCAccaaaacaactgaaaacagaaaatggagaTGGCAATCAGTAACActcaaaagaattttaaaaaaatagtggttttatttttccattttcaataGGTTTTAAAGACATGGCTCAGTTCAGGACTTTCTTGGCAGAAAATCTAATGAAATCCACTTCAATGTCAATCTACAATTAGAGAAAAGCTTCATTTTATTGGGttacagctttctttttttgtttaagaagCATGCTTACTCCTAACATAAAACCCTGGAGAACTTTTCTATTTATAGTTTTGTTTATACTGTCAGATCGTTTCAGTTTTGCTGGCATCTCATTGAAATGTAAAAGGTTTTGGACTTTGTAATCTCGTGGTTATGTTTAATAGCAGCTGGCAATAAATTCAGAACTTAAAACTGCTTTCTACTGAAGCCTGGTTAATACAGTGTAGTGTTTCAACTCTGAAGTAGTAAAGGTAAGGACagacttaaataattttaagttcGAGTAACCAAAAGCATCGTCACCAGTTGATTAAAGCTTCTGTTCTTTGCTGCTCAACATACCTGTCTTCAACTATTGCTCAgtctcctctctgcttcccttgtgGTGAGGGATGGGGATACATGGCTTCCAGGCCAGCATTTAGTAGCCAGGAACTTGCTGTGGGCTTAGGCTGCCATATTGTAGTGTTTTGACTGTATCTTTTAACAGTGGGATGAAGTGCATGAGttcttcctgctgcccccaggctggctctgaAATAATGCTACTGCTGTAACATCCTTGTTTGTGTGGCCTTCATTCAGCACTTCATTCACTCCAAGTCCGAGCTGCAGCTACGGTTGAGCAAACAGCTATTAGGAGTTGAGTCAAGGAGGCTACCCTTAGCTTGATCACATTTAATTGTAGTGCTGGCTTTAATCTTTGTATATAGCTTTGACTGGCATTATCATGatgcttttctctgttctgctACAAAATGTAGTAACAGCAGTGATGTGACTGAATGCTGTGAGTGTTCATCCAGTACATATGGCCCTAAAATTTAAACTTCATTAAGGAGAATTTATTTACCTCAGTATTTTATCAGTTATGTCAGGTTTTATACTTACTGATTTCTTCTTATGGAACTTGTATGATGCTGGTAAATCAAACCTAAGTTCTGTGAACAGTATAAAGAATACATGTTAGACTAGGATGATAATCAGCCACATAAGCCCTACAGCCGTGTACTTCTGTTTCTAATGTCTGCATCTGTTGTGGCCTGTCATACGTGTTTTCTCTCTGCACTAGATGATGACTAAACATTGAAGCTGCCCACATCAGACAGTTAAGTGGATGGCTGAAATGCAGTTGTGTTTCAAGCACTTGTGCAACTTCACATCTCAAGTTCTATAACTAAAAAGCATCTGGTTAGTGGTActgaaaaactggaaagatATTTAACTGTCAAAAACATTTAGGTGATTAAGGATAGGATTCTTTTTTGGTGTGTGAGAACTGACCAGtgcttggcttttctttttcagcaacAATTCCTCTGAAGCAGGAAGAGAGCTAACTTCTGCTTGAAGACAAAAATCTAGTCAAAAAACAAATCTAATTCTGCACAGAATATGTATTCCTCAGAGCTTTATTAAGTGCCTGCTTGTATTCTAGCCAGGtagcaaaacatttaaaattattttttttaaagtctgctaagaggagaaaaagaccTGTGTCATTTCTGTGTTAAATAACACTTAAATTTATCTTAGTCTGTTATGACTGGCTGGTAATATTAGAGATAATATCCCAAAACaaaaggtttttgtttcttttctgttgacAATAAATAAGTATTACCTGCTAAGACTTCCATCTTCACTTCccattctgctgctttcttttgaaTGTGCTACAATAGTAGATAGTGTAGAAATGAGCTAAAATTATCTGATTTATAAACATCTACACTTCTGTACTTAATAAGTCTCCTGTGCTTTTGATTTTCAAGCTGAACCATTAGATGACATAGTTATCTTGATGTATGTTAGAGACATAATTAGTATTAACCCCAAATGTACCCCCCAAAGTAGTCAGCAAATCAATGAAGCTATAGACCTTTATATAGCCAACTATTTTGTTGTCTGGTTAGTTTCTTATCCTACTAAAATGAAGAACTTACCTGCCGTGTTGAAGTTTTGTGAAGGGAATATACAGCTGTTTTTGCCATTTGTAGAGCggttttcagaaaaatcatATCAATTCCTAAAATAATGATGGAATTATTAGAATTGTTAAATGGAAGCTCAAAGATCTGCTTAATTTTTTCTGGAATAACACGTACTTGAGAAACAGCACTGAATACATTAAGGTACAGAAAGTATTTCTAAAACATACTcaattgtttttaataaaaatgacagaTATGAAATACTTAGTATTGTTTATTTCAAACCCCAGTGACTGTTAGTTACAATGTTGAAGTTGTTAATCTTAAGAAGCTGATTCTAGATCAACAAAACattaagtaattaaaatatcCACCTAATAGAGAAGGGAGATGTTTCATTGGAAGCACTTCCCTTGCTGCTTCATTTGTAATAATTTCTGCGTTTCACCCTTACCAACCTTTGTTATGCTTGGTACCAAATGGAGGGTTCATAATAACTGTGTCAAAAGTATCTGACATGCTATCAGATAAAGAACAGACGTCACACTGAACCATGTTGACATTCGTGAGCTCAAAGTCTTCAATGttgttattaaatatttccagtgcATCTGCATCTATGTCAAGCCCCACACAgaatctattaaaaaaaggaaagtgtcATGTATTAGTCTACTACAAACTAAAATGGCATTAAATTCTACAGTAAGGGATCTGTGTACACAACTTATTTTATACATTATAAATTCAGTGCTGATAAAAATTCAAGTACTTCTGTTGCCCTTTCTCAAATATaaatctacatttttttaagtttcatgTGTCTGTATGATGCTTATGGGGAAACCAAATGACTTCCAAATTCATTACAGCTGTCCATCACTTTCACAATATTAATGGTTATTGATGGTCAAAACTTGGTAAATAGCCTGACCATGCATCTGAAATGTTGCTATGTTTTAATCTTACTTTCTATCTActatggcagaaaaaaaatgtaatcagAACTTAATATTAAATACTTACCCTGCTCCTAACATTGCACTTCCAATGCTGAGCATGCCACAACCACATCCTAGATCTgcaattgttttgttttcaatatCATCAAAAGTATTGTGAATTGTATAAAGCATACATGCTggggaaagaaacccaaacaaaaatgtCAGTAATACCAAATATGTACATGACTaatgaagaaaagctgtttctctCTTCAGAAAACTCTTAATTTTGCATTAGAAAATCCCTTGTTAAACTGATGTTCTCACTGCCTGTAATTCTCTTTCATTTATATGTGAAgagtcaaaaatattttgatgagTTACAAACTGTGGATTTTGGTGGAGAGATAGAGCTCTGAGTATTGTTTGTGGGAAAAGTATGCCTCTAAacttttttggggaaaaacaacagaatataaaatccatataaaatatggaaaagaacATAATTAAGGTATAGATGAGTGTCCGTATAGTCACTTTTACTGGTTTTGTGGGCCATGACAAAACTCCATTTTAGCTACAGATTAAGATTGCTTCTACCGAAACACTATCttttagattaatttatttgatttttggaTTGGGCATTACCAGAATACTACTATACATGTTCCTGTTGGATATACTTTCTTAATTACTTTCGGTATAACGCCTTCAAAGGAGACAATGCAGTAGAAAAAACTTTTTGAATTAAAAGTACTGGTGAAGTAGTAAAAGAGGAAACAGTGGCGTGGGTCACCTCTACCTGCAATATGAGGTCTTGTTGCATACTGTTCAAGGAGAAGCTTTGGACTTTCAAAAGTATCAACTTGTTGAAGACAGCTTTCCAGCTCTTTAAGCtttaatttcttcatgtttGTGGTTtaactaaagaaaataatgtgtaaTCAGTTACAACGATATAAATAAACTACATGTGACCTTCAGTTTCATACTTAGAATCCCCTGGTACTCTTCAGCATCTCTCACGCTGCCGTTTCCCGGGACGCAGCTGGCAGCGCACCGATGATGGGGAAGGAGCGCGGCCCcgggcggcggggggggggggggggggggggggggggggggggggggggggggggggggggggggggggggggggggggggggggggggggggggggggggggggggggggggggggggggggggggggggggggggggggggggggggggggggggggggggggggggggggggggggggggggggggggggggggggggggggggggggggggggggggggggggggggggggggggggggggggggggggggggggggggggggggggggggggggggggggggggggggggggggggggggggggggggggggggggggggggggggggggggggggggggggggggggggggggggggggggggggggggggggggggggggggggggggggggggggggggggggggggggggggggggggggggggggggggggggggggggggggggggggggggggggggggggggggggggggggggggggggggggggggggggggggggggggggggggggggggggggggggggggggggggggggggggggggggggggggggggggggggggggggggggggggggggggggggggggggggggggggggggggggggggggggggggggggggggggggggggggggggggggggggggggggggggggggggggggggggggggggggggggggggggggggggggggggggggggggggggggggggggggggggggggggggggggggggggggggggggggggggggggggggggggggggggggggggggggggggggggggggggggggggggggggggggggggggggggggggggggggggggggggggggggggggggggggggggggggggggggggggggggggggggggggggggggggggggggggggggggggggggggggggggggggggggggggggggggggggggggggggggggggggggggggggggggggggggggggggggggggggggggggggggggggggggggggggggggggggggggggggggggggggggggggggggggggggggggggggggggggggggggggggggggggggggggggggggggggggggggggggggggggggggggggggggggggggggggggggggggggggggggggggggggggccttcccttcccttcccttcccttcccttcccttcccttcccttcccgcACCTGCGGGAATGATACGCCAGGGAACTTCCCGTGTCTCCTTAGCAAGTGCGAGCTTTGGTCTCGTGTATTATAAACACGAGACATTTCATTGCAGCCTTACGCGTCACCTCTGCGCGGTGCCTGAGAAAGCGCCGGAGGACACAGCTGGCAGACCGGGCTTTCTCGGGGGTCCCGCTCCTGAGTGCCCTTAGGGGCAGAACAAGGAACTGGAGTTTTGCCGGTGCGCTGGGAAAAGCGGTCGTTGAGAGGAGAGTAACATTCACCTGGAACCGCAACGCGACACAAGCCGCCAGCAGACGGGCAGCCATAGGAAACGCAGGCAAAGCCAGAAGAGAGGCAGCTGCCTTGGGGCCCATAGCTATCGGGTAGAAGGTTACTCTCGttcagaaatagatttttttcgTATAAGGTTTTCCATTGCACagttaaaaatctgtttatcGAGGTTTAAAACCGCCGATCGGTGTGCGAAACACGGTAACTCGCATCCACGTGCGTTCTCTGCTGGTGGGAGCGCGCTGGCACCTTGGGGCGCGGCTCTGCGGACACCCCGAGGTGCGGAGCTGCTGCCGGAGCCCGGCGCTGCTCTGCACCCCCAGCGGGGCCGCTTGATGGCAGCGAGCGCAGAACCGCCGGCCCGAAGCCTCAGAGGTGCCTCCCACATTTCCCGCAGTTGCTCCTGCCCTCAAAGCCGCCACCACCTGAGCCCGGCGGGACCCTTGCGGCCAGGACACACGGGCGGCCGCTTCGCTGCAGGCACGGCTCGGTAACAAACGAGCTCCGCTGCCGTCGGGGCCGCCGGCCGGCCCAGGTGCGCCCTCCACGctccccgcgggggggggggggggggggggggggggggggggggggggggggggggggggggggggggggggggggggggggggggggggggggggggggggggggggggggggggggggggggggggggggggggggggggggggggggggggggtgccgctGCCTGCTGTCGGGCGGAGAGCCCTGGGACAGCTTCGTGCAAGCCGTGCGGGCCTACGACCCGGCCACGCTATGCGGCCTGGTTTGGACCGCCAACTTCGTGGCCTACCGGTGCCGGACGTGCGGGATCTCGCCTTGCATGAGCCTGTGCGCCGAGTGCTTCCACCAGGGCGAGCACGCCGGGCACGACTACAACATGTTCCGGAGCCAGGCGGGGGGAGCCTGCGACTGCGGCGACAGCAACGTCATGCGGGAGGccgggtggggggggggggggggggggggggggggggggggggggggggggggggggggggggggggggggggggggggggggggggggggggggggggggggggggggggggggggggggggggggggggggggggggggggggggggggggggggggggggggggggggggggggggggggggggggggggggggggggggggggggggggggggggggggggggggggggggggggggggggggggggggggggggggggggggggggggggggggggggggggggggggggggggggggggggggggggggggggggggggggggggggggggggggggggggggggggggggggggggggggggggggggggggggggggggggggggggggggggggggggggggggggggggggggggggggggggggggggggggggggggggggggggggggggggggggggggggggggggggggggggggggggggggggggggggggggggggggggggggggggggggggggggggggggggggggggggggggggggggggggggggggggggggggggggggggggggggggggggggggggggggggggggggggggggggggggggggggggggggggggggggggggggggggggggggggggggggggggggggggggggggggggggggggggggggggggggggggggggggggggggggggggggggggggggggggggggggggggggggggggggggggggggggggggggggggggggggggggggggggggggggggggggggggggggggggggggggggggggggggggggggggggggggggggggggggggggggggggggggggggggggggggggggggggggggggggggggggggggggggggggggggggggggggggggggggggggggggggggggggggggggggggggggggggggggggggggggggggggggggggggggggggggggggggggggggggggggggggggggggggggggggggggggggggggggggggggggggggggggggggggggggggggggggggggggggggggggggggggggggggggggggggggggggggggcggcagcgCCGTGCCCGGGCCGTGCCGGCAGCCGCCCTGAGGGAGGCCGGTGAGTGAGGCCCCTGCCGCCTCCTGGGCcgcctccctccatccctgcctgcgGCTCGGGCCGCGGGCTGAGCCAGGGGTCTGCCGGGGTTCGGCGAGGTGGCTTTgttggtgtgtgtgtgcgccTTGTTTTTAGGACGCTCGTGCGAATCTTGTTGCCCTTGCAGCGAGTGCCAGCCTTCGGGGAAGTTGATAAGGCGGAGTGCATGGGAGGCAGTACCTGTCACTTCCAGCTAGCAGCCTTGGCCTAACTCAGCTAGCCGTGAAGGCAAAATGCTTTGGGACAGCATGTGAACAGATAAGCCAAAGTGAACAGATTGACTAAGAGGGAGCCATTTTTGTGTCATTTCCCAGTCTGCAGTTCAATTTGCCACCTTAGCTTTAAATCAAGGAATGTGGTAATGCTTGGATGAATACAGAAGGGCAGAGTTTTGTGGAAGTCAAAGGTCTTTTGTGTTCTGACCTACTGGAGGCAAGACTGAGGTGCCTGGTCAGAAGAAGAGTTGGGTACCTTCTCGTATGTACTCACTGGTGAAAGGAAAGATCAGTCAACCAGTTACTGGATGAAGGTGATACCTAGCCAGTAAACTTCAAATTTTACATCTGAGTATTTTTTGGAGCTCCTTGTGCTCCTGTTGATTCACCAGCTAGCTAAAGGCTTCACTAGATGACTGTTTGGAGTGCTTGAGTGAGGATTCTCTTCTGACAAACCTTCTGGAATAGTCTGTCTTTACTGTCTTAGCCTGGATGAGATGGTATGCTCTTGAATTCTATGTTGTGGCATACCTAGCAGGAAACACTAGCAACatagatgtattttaaaacattttctgtggttCTTTTCGTGTTTTTGCAAATTTGCAGTCTATAATTCTGTATCCCTCACTTGGCATCTTAGGATTCCTTCTCTTTTTGCATTCCTACTTAGAGATTTCATTAATTCTCcttcttctgtttcttgaaTGTTGTTGCCTTGACTCCGATTCTTTCCATGTTCCTGCTGCAGGTCTTGATGTGGCTTCAGTTTCTGTTTCTCatgcttttttcagtttttctttcccgTGCTATCTGCCTTCATCATCTATTCATTCTGTTTTGGTGGACTCTTCTTATTGATAGACTTCTCCAATGgcagaattttttcccttcttttgttttcagtaatcTTCAGTGGTTTCAAGTTGCTGAAGTGGTTCTTTCTTTATCGGTTCTTCTTCAACTTGTGGTGATTCCGCTTTCCTCAGCATCGCTGAAGTAAGAGTTTCCCTTGATTTgagaagtaggaaaaaaaattaatgctacTTCTTCTACTACACATTGTGGAATAGACTTAGAGCTCCTCATAGTGGCAGGATTTTAACAGAGCATACACAGATTGAACTACTTTAGGGTGTCTGTTAAAATGACTTTGATGCTGCTCTCATCCCAGACTGTATAGCTTTCACAGttgtct
This genomic window contains:
- the METTL5 gene encoding methyltransferase-like protein 5 isoform X2, encoding MKKLKLKELESCLQQVDTFESPKLLLEQYATRPHIAACMLYTIHNTFDDIENKTIADLGCGCGMLSIGSAMLGAGFCVGLDIDADALEIFNNNIEDFELTNVNMVQCDVCSLSDSMSDTFDTVIMNPPFGTKHNKGIDMIFLKTALQMAKTAVYSLHKTSTRQHIQKKAAEWEVKMEVLAELRFDLPASYKFHKKKSSSQNLLEDGMKISAFTDTS
- the METTL5 gene encoding methyltransferase-like protein 5 isoform X3, with the protein product MKKLKLKELESCLQQVDTFESPKLLLEQYATRPHIAACMLYTIHNTFDDIENKTIADLGCGCGMLSIGSAMLGAGFCVGLDIDADALEIFNNNIEDFELTNVNMVQCDVCSLSDSMSDTFDTVIMNPPFGTKHNKGIDMIFLKTALQMAKTAVYSLHKTSTRQHIQKKAAEWEVKMEVLAELRFDLPASYKFHKKKSIDIEVDFIRFSAKKVLN
- the METTL5 gene encoding methyltransferase-like protein 5 isoform X1, whose amino-acid sequence is MKKLKLKELESCLQQVDTFESPKLLLEQYATRPHIAACMLYTIHNTFDDIENKTIADLGCGCGMLSIGSAMLGAGFCVGLDIDADALEIFNNNIEDFELTNVNMVQCDVCSLSDSMSDTFDTVIMNPPFGTKHNKGIDMIFLKTALQMAKTAVYSLHKTSTRQHIQKKAAEWEVKMEVLAELRFDLPASYKFHKKKSLQLGLGVNEVLNEGHTNKDVTAVALFQSQPGGSRKNSCTSSHC